From one Luteipulveratus mongoliensis genomic stretch:
- a CDS encoding putative leader peptide, whose product MREIRPPARRLCSRRHIDLQRVSSALCRD is encoded by the coding sequence GTGAGAGAGATCAGGCCCCCAGCCAGGCGACTGTGCTCCCGCCGCCACATCGACCTCCAGCGAGTCTCCAGCGCGCTCTGTCGCGACTGA
- a CDS encoding ATP-dependent DNA helicase UvrD2: MNADDVLDGLDPEQRKVAASPLGPMVVLAGAGTGKTRAITHRIAFGAHSGAYQPQRVLAVTFTARAAGEMRTRLRQLGVPSVQARTFHAAALRQLHYFWPKVIGGAAPEVMPHKASAVGEAGSRLRLQLDRVVMRDLASEIEWAKVSMLTPETYPAAARQAGRSPADLDLTAMARLLEVYEEVKTERNVIDFEDVLLLMVGIIRDRDDIAREIRSQYRHFVVDEYQDVNTVQQHLLDAWVGERADLCVVGDPAQTIYSFTGASPRHLLSFPRLHPDADKVQLVRNYRSTPQIIGLANLVVQAGRAGAVELQAQGESGPAPRLASYADDPSEARGVADEIKGLIAKGTPASQIAVLFRTNGQSEAFESALADVDVPYLVRGGERFFSRQEVRNAVLLLRGASRSDDGSVPLGNLVRDVITGAGWSPQAPSGGAVRERWESLNALALLADGFGAASEAVRLPELVAELDRRATEQHAPTVEGVTLASLHSAKGLEWDHVFLVGCSDGLLPISMADGAEAVEEERRLLYVGLTRARKGLMLSYAAARNPGGRASRRPSRFLDGAASVLGEAARSQPKKRPAKERKVAQATRCRTCGKDLSSAAERKVGRCEDCPPTYDEAQFEALRTWRLAVATASKVPAYVVFTDATLTAIAERRPTKAGELSTISGVGVRKLQRYGEFVLEILAGGDPDEVAEKCCAAMQSEESA, encoded by the coding sequence ATGAACGCCGACGACGTCCTGGACGGGCTTGACCCCGAGCAGCGCAAGGTCGCCGCGTCCCCCCTCGGACCGATGGTCGTCCTCGCGGGTGCGGGCACGGGCAAGACCCGCGCCATCACCCACAGGATCGCCTTCGGAGCGCACTCCGGTGCCTACCAGCCGCAGCGCGTGCTCGCGGTCACCTTCACCGCCCGCGCCGCCGGCGAGATGCGTACTCGTCTGCGACAGCTCGGCGTCCCCTCGGTCCAGGCCCGAACGTTCCACGCGGCCGCGCTGCGACAGCTGCACTACTTCTGGCCCAAGGTCATCGGTGGCGCTGCGCCGGAGGTCATGCCGCACAAGGCTTCTGCCGTCGGCGAGGCCGGCTCGCGACTGCGGCTGCAGCTGGACCGGGTCGTCATGCGCGACCTCGCCTCGGAGATCGAGTGGGCCAAGGTCTCGATGCTCACGCCTGAGACCTACCCCGCGGCTGCTCGTCAGGCTGGTCGGAGCCCTGCCGACCTCGACCTGACCGCGATGGCGCGGCTGCTCGAGGTCTACGAAGAGGTCAAGACCGAGCGCAACGTCATCGACTTCGAGGACGTCCTGCTCCTCATGGTCGGCATCATCCGCGACCGCGACGACATCGCGCGCGAAATCCGTTCGCAGTACAGGCATTTCGTGGTGGACGAATACCAGGACGTCAACACCGTCCAGCAGCATCTGCTGGATGCCTGGGTGGGCGAGCGGGCCGACCTGTGCGTGGTCGGCGACCCCGCCCAGACGATCTACTCCTTCACGGGGGCGTCGCCGCGTCACCTGCTGAGCTTCCCGCGGCTGCACCCGGATGCGGACAAGGTCCAGCTCGTCCGCAACTACCGCTCGACCCCTCAGATCATCGGCCTGGCCAACCTGGTCGTCCAGGCCGGGCGAGCCGGTGCCGTCGAGCTCCAGGCCCAGGGCGAGAGCGGCCCTGCACCCAGGCTCGCGTCGTACGCCGATGACCCGTCCGAGGCGCGCGGTGTCGCCGACGAGATCAAGGGCCTCATCGCCAAGGGGACGCCGGCCAGCCAGATCGCGGTGCTGTTCCGCACCAACGGCCAGTCGGAGGCCTTCGAGTCCGCACTGGCCGATGTCGACGTGCCCTACCTCGTGCGTGGCGGCGAGCGCTTCTTCAGCCGGCAGGAGGTACGCAACGCGGTGCTCCTCCTGCGTGGTGCCTCGCGCTCGGACGACGGCAGCGTCCCGCTCGGCAACCTGGTCCGCGACGTGATCACCGGAGCCGGCTGGTCACCCCAGGCGCCGTCCGGAGGTGCGGTCCGCGAGCGTTGGGAGTCGTTGAACGCGCTCGCCCTGCTGGCCGATGGCTTCGGAGCGGCCTCCGAGGCAGTGCGGCTGCCTGAGCTGGTGGCCGAGCTGGACCGCCGCGCGACCGAGCAGCACGCTCCGACGGTCGAGGGCGTCACACTCGCCTCGCTGCACTCGGCCAAGGGCCTGGAGTGGGACCACGTCTTCCTCGTCGGCTGCAGCGACGGGCTGCTGCCGATCTCCATGGCCGACGGCGCCGAGGCGGTCGAGGAGGAGCGGCGGCTGCTCTATGTCGGCCTGACGCGCGCCCGCAAGGGGCTGATGTTGTCGTACGCCGCCGCCCGCAACCCAGGGGGCCGCGCCTCCCGCCGGCCCTCCCGTTTTCTCGACGGTGCGGCGTCCGTGCTGGGTGAGGCCGCCCGTTCCCAGCCCAAGAAGCGCCCGGCCAAGGAGCGCAAGGTTGCCCAGGCCACCCGGTGCCGTACCTGCGGCAAGGACCTGTCCTCCGCGGCGGAGCGCAAGGTCGGTCGGTGCGAGGACTGTCCGCCGACCTACGACGAGGCTCAGTTCGAGGCGCTGAGGACCTGGCGACTGGCCGTCGCGACGGCCAGCAAGGTGCCGGCGTACGTCGTCTTCACCGATGCCACGCTGACCGCGATCGCGGAGCGTCGGCCGACCAAAGCAGGGGAGCTGAGCACGATCTCCGGCGTCGGTGTCCGCAAGCTGCAGCGCTACGGCGAGTTCGTGCTCGAGATCCTGGCGGGTGGAGATCCTGACGAAGTTGCCGAAAAGTGTTGTGCCGCAATGCAATCCGAAGAATCTGCATGA
- a CDS encoding WhiB family transcriptional regulator, which produces MMLTNLIDEAAEAIDLGAEMPCRVNDPELWFAERPEDVEFAKALCRTCPLQQACLTGAKERQEPWGVWGGELFLQGVVIPRKRPRGRPRKHPVAA; this is translated from the coding sequence ATGATGTTGACCAATCTCATCGACGAGGCCGCCGAGGCCATTGACCTGGGGGCCGAGATGCCCTGCCGGGTCAACGACCCCGAGCTGTGGTTCGCCGAGCGACCGGAAGACGTCGAGTTCGCCAAGGCCCTGTGCCGCACGTGCCCGCTGCAGCAGGCCTGCCTGACTGGCGCCAAGGAGCGTCAGGAGCCGTGGGGCGTCTGGGGTGGCGAGCTGTTCCTCCAGGGCGTGGTGATTCCTCGCAAGCGGCCGCGTGGCCGTCCGCGCAAGCACCCCGTCGCCGCATAG
- a CDS encoding ABC transporter substrate-binding protein, with protein MPISAVLALSVTGCAIGAGNAAEPGAKDGSGNTVLRYQGAANSVTLPELAEDLGYFSKVKLKWVGNTTSGPQDIQSAATNQTDFGGAFSGAVVKLIAAGAPVKAVVNYYGEDAKTFNGFYVKAGSPIRTPRDLIGKKIAVNTLGAHSEAVIDTYLKKHGLTPAEIDKVQLVVLPPNDTEQAIRRNQVDVGSLGGVLQDRAIAAGGLRSLFNDYSLFGAFNGGQYVLRNDLTAKKPDAAKDFVTGVAKAIEWERTTPRAEVIKRFAAIINKRGRHETTANLKYWKSVGIASKGGAVSDRDYTQWTSWLEESGIVKKGELKPKDLYTNEFNGLASAGGQG; from the coding sequence ATGCCCATTTCCGCTGTGCTCGCCCTCTCCGTGACCGGCTGCGCCATCGGTGCCGGGAACGCCGCGGAGCCAGGAGCCAAGGACGGATCCGGCAACACCGTCCTGCGCTACCAGGGCGCCGCCAACTCCGTGACCCTGCCCGAGCTCGCTGAGGACCTCGGCTACTTCTCGAAGGTCAAGCTGAAGTGGGTCGGCAACACGACCAGCGGTCCTCAGGACATCCAGTCCGCGGCCACCAACCAGACCGACTTCGGCGGCGCCTTCTCCGGAGCGGTCGTCAAGCTGATCGCCGCCGGCGCACCGGTCAAGGCGGTCGTCAACTACTACGGCGAGGACGCGAAGACGTTCAACGGGTTCTACGTCAAGGCGGGCAGCCCCATCCGCACGCCTCGTGACCTCATCGGCAAGAAGATCGCCGTCAACACGCTCGGCGCGCACTCCGAGGCCGTCATCGACACCTACCTGAAGAAGCACGGTCTGACGCCGGCCGAGATCGACAAGGTCCAGCTGGTCGTCCTGCCGCCCAACGACACCGAGCAGGCCATCAGGCGCAACCAGGTCGACGTCGGATCTCTCGGCGGCGTGCTGCAGGACCGGGCGATCGCAGCGGGCGGGCTGCGCAGCCTGTTCAACGACTACAGCCTGTTCGGCGCGTTCAACGGCGGTCAGTACGTCCTGCGCAACGACCTGACGGCCAAGAAGCCGGACGCCGCCAAGGACTTCGTGACCGGCGTCGCCAAGGCCATCGAGTGGGAGCGTACGACTCCGCGCGCCGAAGTCATCAAGCGCTTCGCCGCGATCATCAACAAGCGTGGGCGCCACGAGACGACCGCCAACCTGAAGTACTGGAAGAGCGTCGGCATCGCGAGCAAGGGTGGCGCCGTCAGCGATCGCGACTACACCCAGTGGACGTCCTGGCTCGAGGAGAGCGGCATCGTCAAGAAGGGTGAGCTGAAGCCGAAAGACTTGTACACCAACGAGTTCAACGGCCTGGCTTCGGCTGGTGGTCAGGGATGA
- a CDS encoding phosphotransferase encodes MLNRPLTLAALANAAVPGLSPAQVEGVAMRPGAPYQVAIVTDEDDNRWQVRSALTTAAGAALDQAERLAHLLGKRLSFQVPHLAGTTTAKNGSSVAVYRQLPGQPLGWRDLVPRSEEARSLGRALAELHDIDPRVYDEAGLPSYDADAYRSRRLSELDRAASTGHVPPRLLGRWERALEEVSLWRFATTPTHGALHDGDVLVEDGDVVAVDSWDTAAVSDPASDFAVLSLMASPEAVDTVVEAYAQSRRERPDTHLERRIRLASELRRVSGLMEAANSDDDLLVDRRAAALRRLDEERHDDESLLPPPVRRRTAGGAPVVETPPPPEVDPADIEVVEVRESNDEDETLEIPQVEGDDEDAYDDEGIEDAGTDVELEDAGTEDAGTEDAATEDAATEDEPPASRDTDETQPIRRKTPDPDLHAG; translated from the coding sequence GTGCTCAACCGTCCGCTCACTCTGGCCGCCCTCGCCAATGCAGCCGTGCCCGGACTCAGCCCTGCCCAGGTCGAGGGTGTGGCCATGCGCCCTGGAGCGCCCTATCAGGTGGCGATCGTCACGGACGAGGACGACAACCGCTGGCAGGTGCGATCGGCGCTGACCACAGCCGCCGGAGCCGCGCTGGACCAGGCGGAGCGGCTCGCGCACCTGCTCGGCAAGCGCCTGAGCTTCCAGGTGCCCCATCTCGCGGGCACCACGACCGCCAAGAACGGCAGCAGCGTCGCGGTCTACCGTCAGCTCCCCGGCCAGCCGCTGGGCTGGCGAGACCTCGTGCCTCGTTCCGAGGAGGCCCGCTCCCTGGGCCGTGCCCTCGCCGAGCTGCACGACATCGATCCCCGCGTGTACGACGAGGCCGGGCTGCCGTCGTACGACGCCGATGCCTATCGCAGCCGTCGCCTGTCCGAGCTGGACCGCGCCGCCTCGACCGGCCACGTCCCACCTCGCCTGCTCGGCCGCTGGGAGAGAGCGCTCGAAGAAGTCAGCCTGTGGCGCTTCGCCACGACACCGACCCACGGTGCGCTGCATGACGGTGACGTGCTCGTCGAGGACGGCGACGTGGTCGCCGTCGACAGCTGGGACACCGCAGCAGTCAGCGACCCGGCCTCGGACTTCGCGGTGCTGTCGCTCATGGCCAGCCCTGAGGCGGTGGACACCGTCGTGGAGGCGTACGCCCAGTCGCGTCGCGAGCGGCCCGACACCCACCTCGAGCGCCGGATCCGGCTGGCTTCGGAGCTGCGCCGCGTCTCCGGCCTGATGGAGGCCGCCAACTCCGACGACGACCTGCTCGTCGATCGTCGTGCCGCCGCTCTGCGTCGGCTGGACGAGGAGCGGCACGACGACGAGTCTCTGCTCCCGCCTCCCGTGCGGCGGCGTACGGCCGGCGGGGCGCCTGTCGTCGAGACGCCACCTCCGCCAGAGGTCGACCCGGCAGATATCGAGGTCGTCGAGGTCCGCGAGTCCAACGACGAGGACGAGACCCTGGAGATCCCGCAGGTCGAGGGCGACGACGAGGACGCGTACGACGACGAAGGCATCGAGGACGCGGGCACCGACGTCGAGCTTGAGGACGCAGGAACTGAGGACGCAGGAACTGAGGACGCGGCGACTGAGGACGCGGCGACTGAGGACGAGCCACCCGCGAGCCGAGATACGGACGAGACCCAGCCGATCCGTAGGAAGACGCCGGACCCGGACCTGCACGCCGGTTGA
- a CDS encoding LLM class flavin-dependent oxidoreductase, giving the protein MTSTTRQLHLNAFVMSNGHHEAAWRHPDVQPSDALTLQHYVRIAQTAERGKLDSIFFADGVALPKNVAFNGHSAFEPLTLLAAIAAVTEHVGLIATASTTYNEPYHLARKFASLDHLSGGRAGWNIVTSAGQDEARNFNLDKRPDHSLRYERASEFLDVATALWDSWADDAVIADQASGVYADSEAISPIDHQGKHFQVRGPLNIRRPVQGYPLLVQAGSSESGKEFAARTAEAVFTAQQTLKEGQGFYRDLKSRLTTYGRSPDDLLVLPGISPIIGRTEAEAKEREAQLNGLINPAYGLAQLSSMLDTDLTHAALDEPLPDVGNATEGNQSRFDLVVGLARRESLTLRQLIERLAGGRGHRVIAGTPTQIADSIEEWFTEGAADGFNIMPPTLPGGLDDFVDLVVPELQRRELFRTEYTGRTLREHYGLPRPADRNSSNDKETAA; this is encoded by the coding sequence ATGACTTCAACGACCCGTCAGCTCCATCTCAACGCCTTCGTCATGTCGAACGGTCATCACGAGGCCGCCTGGCGCCATCCTGACGTCCAGCCGTCTGACGCATTGACTCTGCAGCACTACGTTCGGATCGCCCAGACCGCCGAGCGCGGCAAGCTCGACTCGATCTTCTTCGCCGACGGGGTCGCCCTGCCGAAGAACGTTGCCTTCAATGGACATTCGGCATTCGAGCCGCTGACGCTGCTGGCCGCTATCGCTGCCGTGACCGAGCATGTCGGTCTGATCGCGACGGCCTCGACGACGTACAACGAGCCGTATCACTTGGCTCGCAAGTTCGCCTCTCTCGATCACCTCAGTGGCGGACGCGCAGGCTGGAACATCGTCACGTCGGCAGGTCAGGACGAGGCCCGCAACTTCAACCTCGACAAGCGGCCGGACCACAGCCTGCGCTACGAGCGGGCGTCCGAGTTCCTCGATGTGGCAACGGCCCTGTGGGACAGCTGGGCCGATGATGCCGTCATCGCCGACCAGGCGTCCGGGGTCTATGCCGACAGCGAGGCGATCAGCCCGATCGACCATCAGGGCAAGCATTTCCAGGTGCGCGGTCCCCTCAACATCCGACGCCCAGTGCAGGGCTATCCCCTTCTCGTGCAAGCGGGTTCGTCGGAGTCCGGCAAGGAGTTCGCCGCGCGGACGGCGGAGGCGGTGTTTACCGCCCAGCAGACGCTCAAGGAGGGACAGGGCTTCTACCGCGACCTGAAGAGCCGGCTCACGACGTACGGCCGCTCCCCCGACGACCTGCTGGTGCTGCCCGGCATCAGCCCGATCATCGGACGCACTGAGGCGGAAGCGAAGGAGCGCGAGGCGCAGCTCAACGGGCTCATCAATCCGGCGTACGGCCTCGCCCAGCTCTCGTCGATGCTCGACACCGACCTGACCCATGCCGCGCTCGACGAGCCGCTGCCCGACGTCGGCAACGCGACCGAGGGCAACCAGAGTCGTTTTGACCTCGTCGTCGGCCTGGCCCGGCGCGAGAGCCTCACCCTGCGCCAGCTGATCGAGCGACTGGCCGGCGGTCGCGGCCATCGCGTCATCGCCGGCACCCCGACGCAGATCGCGGACAGCATCGAGGAGTGGTTCACCGAGGGTGCCGCGGACGGCTTCAACATCATGCCGCCGACGCTGCCCGGTGGCCTCGACGACTTCGTCGACCTGGTCGTCCCCGAGCTGCAGCGCCGCGAGCTCTTCCGCACCGAGTACACCGGCCGCACGCTGCGCGAGCACTACGGCCTCCCCCGACCCGCCGATCGAAACAGCAGCAACGACAAGGAGACCGCAGCATGA
- a CDS encoding ABC transporter ATP-binding protein, with amino-acid sequence MSTPKISLQGVGKQFVVRPTRDQPQAVALDALQDIDLDVAAGEFLTLLGPSGSGKTTLLDLLGGLSEPTSGQVLIDGQEITGPGLDRGIVFQQYALFPWRTAVANVAFGLEQQGLSKADRLTKAREYLALVGLSGFEERYPHELSGGMKQRVAIARSLAYEPDVLLMDEPFAALDAQTREQLQDELLRIWGTTGTTVVFITHSIEEAVYLGQRVAVLTSRPGRLKEVVDIELGDRNVDGDLRSDPRFVAYRHQLWELLHDEVQRAQDAGHRKIQPNGTEGAA; translated from the coding sequence ATGAGCACCCCGAAGATCAGCCTCCAGGGAGTCGGCAAGCAGTTCGTCGTACGCCCCACCCGCGACCAGCCGCAGGCCGTCGCCCTCGACGCGTTGCAGGACATCGACCTCGACGTCGCCGCCGGCGAGTTCCTGACGCTTCTCGGGCCGAGCGGGTCGGGCAAGACCACACTCCTGGACCTCCTCGGAGGACTCAGCGAGCCGACGTCAGGGCAGGTCCTCATCGACGGCCAGGAGATCACCGGTCCTGGGCTGGACCGCGGCATCGTCTTCCAGCAGTACGCCCTCTTCCCCTGGCGTACGGCGGTCGCCAACGTTGCGTTCGGGCTCGAGCAGCAGGGGTTGTCCAAGGCAGATCGATTGACGAAGGCACGCGAATACCTCGCTCTCGTAGGGCTTTCCGGGTTCGAGGAGCGCTACCCGCACGAGCTGTCCGGCGGCATGAAGCAGCGCGTCGCCATCGCCCGGAGCCTGGCCTACGAGCCAGACGTCCTGCTCATGGATGAGCCGTTCGCCGCGCTCGATGCGCAGACCCGCGAGCAGCTGCAGGACGAGCTGCTCCGCATCTGGGGCACCACGGGTACGACGGTCGTCTTCATCACCCACAGCATCGAGGAAGCCGTCTACCTCGGGCAGCGGGTCGCGGTGCTCACCTCGCGACCCGGGCGTCTCAAGGAGGTCGTCGACATCGAGCTGGGCGACCGCAACGTCGACGGCGACCTGCGCTCCGACCCACGCTTCGTGGCCTACCGCCACCAGCTGTGGGAGCTGCTCCACGACGAGGTACAGCGGGCGCAAGACGCCGGCCACCGCAAGATCCAGCCCAACGGAACCGAAGGAGCGGCCTGA
- a CDS encoding ABC transporter permease yields MSTTAPTRTATVARPATSAAPTKSVAVSHHPGGRVLGVLGRGAWRSAALVLFFLLWELGPQYLLKPETKVFLPPLHVTLQAWVDLVRDGQLQEHLKASVTRSVLGFSIAVVAGISLGLVVAWYASLQSFLTPLLELFRNTAALALLPVFTLLLGIGEVSKVSIVAYAAFFPVLLNTIAGVRTVDPLLVRAARSLGLSNLQLFQKVVLPSAVPTIFTGIRMGGTASILVLIAAEMVGAKAGLGYLIVNAQSSFQIPQMYAGILTVSVLGLAVNIGLVRLERHFSRWRTDAQGR; encoded by the coding sequence ATGTCCACCACCGCACCCACGCGTACGGCCACCGTCGCCAGGCCCGCTACCTCAGCCGCACCAACGAAATCCGTTGCCGTCTCTCATCATCCGGGCGGCAGGGTCCTCGGAGTGCTCGGGCGCGGAGCCTGGCGGTCGGCTGCGCTGGTGCTGTTCTTCCTGCTCTGGGAGCTCGGCCCGCAATACCTCCTCAAGCCGGAGACCAAGGTCTTCCTGCCTCCCCTGCACGTCACGCTGCAGGCCTGGGTCGACCTCGTCCGCGACGGCCAGCTGCAGGAACACCTCAAGGCCAGCGTCACGCGTTCGGTCCTCGGCTTCAGCATCGCGGTGGTCGCCGGCATCAGCCTCGGGCTCGTAGTCGCCTGGTACGCATCGCTGCAGAGCTTTCTCACTCCCCTGCTCGAGCTGTTCCGCAACACGGCTGCCCTTGCGCTGCTTCCGGTGTTCACCCTGCTGCTCGGGATCGGTGAGGTGTCCAAGGTCTCGATCGTCGCGTACGCCGCCTTCTTCCCCGTGCTGCTCAACACGATTGCTGGAGTACGCACCGTCGATCCACTACTGGTGCGGGCTGCCAGGTCGCTCGGACTGTCCAACCTCCAGCTCTTCCAGAAGGTCGTCCTGCCGTCGGCAGTGCCCACGATCTTCACCGGGATCCGGATGGGTGGAACCGCCTCGATCCTCGTGCTCATCGCGGCCGAGATGGTCGGCGCCAAGGCCGGTCTGGGCTACCTGATCGTCAATGCGCAGAGCAGCTTTCAGATCCCTCAGATGTACGCCGGCATCCTCACCGTCTCCGTACTCGGTCTCGCCGTCAACATCGGCCTCGTACGACTGGAGCGGCACTTCTCCCGGTGGCGCACCGACGCCCAGGGCCGCTGA
- the nudC gene encoding NAD(+) diphosphatase, with the protein MPSADSETLLELGLSRSALDRSAALRKEPDQLRRLLADPATCVLDLYGDRAPYEGEPGSRRLYYRPPVEADRSDLVIYLGASDGRSYACAIHPAEHDGDDPRANLRSLGMELGDLDVGVLAASVGMANWHAGQGFCPRCGAPTEPAEGGWVRICTKDGSSHFPRTDPAVIMAVVDDEDRLLLARGPQWGENRLSVLAGFVEPGESLEAAVAREVFEEVGVPVTDVRYRGNQPWPFPASLMVGFRARAASTDLVLDPEEIAEARWFSREQLAEEVGDGRLGISPHLSIARHLIEDWYGGRIAEPS; encoded by the coding sequence GTGCCTTCCGCGGACTCAGAGACCCTGCTCGAGCTAGGCCTGTCCCGCTCTGCGTTGGACCGCTCAGCGGCCCTGCGCAAGGAGCCGGACCAGTTGCGTCGACTGCTGGCCGACCCGGCCACCTGCGTCCTCGATCTGTACGGCGACCGGGCGCCCTACGAGGGCGAGCCGGGTTCGCGCCGGCTCTACTACCGTCCGCCGGTCGAGGCCGACCGGTCCGACCTGGTGATCTATCTCGGCGCTTCGGACGGGAGGTCGTACGCCTGCGCGATCCACCCTGCGGAGCATGACGGGGACGATCCACGAGCCAACCTGCGCTCTCTCGGCATGGAGCTGGGCGATCTCGATGTCGGCGTGCTCGCGGCGTCCGTCGGGATGGCCAACTGGCACGCCGGCCAGGGCTTCTGCCCACGGTGTGGGGCGCCCACAGAGCCTGCCGAGGGCGGCTGGGTCCGCATCTGCACCAAGGACGGGTCGAGTCACTTCCCCCGCACGGACCCGGCCGTGATCATGGCGGTCGTCGACGACGAGGACCGGCTCCTGCTGGCCCGCGGCCCGCAGTGGGGCGAGAACCGTCTGTCCGTGCTCGCCGGGTTCGTCGAGCCGGGCGAGTCCCTGGAGGCCGCGGTCGCGCGCGAGGTGTTCGAGGAGGTCGGCGTCCCGGTGACCGACGTCCGCTATCGAGGCAACCAGCCGTGGCCGTTCCCTGCCTCCCTCATGGTGGGCTTCCGGGCGCGTGCCGCCTCGACCGACCTCGTCCTCGACCCCGAGGAGATCGCTGAGGCGCGCTGGTTCAGCCGCGAGCAGCTGGCCGAGGAGGTCGGCGACGGTCGCCTCGGGATCTCGCCGCACCTGTCCATCGCCCGCCACCTGATCGAGGACTGGTACGGCGGTCGCATTGCCGAACCCTCCTGA
- the ssuE gene encoding NADPH-dependent FMN reductase: protein MALIAAISSSPSATSRTDAVLGDVERRLELAGHQVERIVLRDLPARPLLLGQADDVDINAAIEVFASADAVIVTTPVYKASFGGLLKTFLDLLPQYALRGKAVLPLATGGTPAHVLVVDYALRPVLSSLGATHITPGWFVLSAHIVLGDNGAVELDDAASTPLREVTDAFADAIERLSPAPRRVAVA from the coding sequence ATGGCCCTGATCGCCGCGATCTCCAGCAGCCCATCCGCCACCTCACGCACGGACGCGGTCCTCGGCGACGTCGAGCGCCGCCTCGAGCTCGCAGGGCACCAGGTCGAGCGCATCGTGCTGCGCGACCTGCCCGCTCGGCCGCTGCTGCTTGGACAGGCCGACGACGTCGACATCAACGCCGCCATCGAGGTGTTTGCCTCCGCCGACGCCGTCATCGTCACGACGCCGGTCTACAAGGCGTCCTTCGGCGGCCTGCTGAAGACGTTCCTGGACCTGCTGCCGCAGTACGCACTGCGTGGCAAGGCGGTGCTGCCGCTGGCCACCGGTGGCACCCCGGCCCACGTGCTGGTCGTCGACTACGCGCTGCGTCCCGTGCTCTCCAGCCTGGGCGCCACCCACATCACGCCCGGATGGTTCGTGCTGTCCGCACACATCGTCCTGGGCGACAACGGGGCCGTCGAGCTGGACGACGCCGCCTCCACACCGCTGCGCGAGGTCACCGATGCCTTCGCCGACGCGATCGAGCGTCTCTCCCCGGCACCGCGCCGGGTCGCCGTCGCCTGA
- a CDS encoding TauD/TfdA dioxygenase family protein: protein MTTIATDRAVRRLTAHIGAEISGIDLTQPLAGSDVEFINAALLEHKALVFRDAPLDDAGQQQFAESFGQLTTAHPTVPSVDGAPNVLPVDSEGGMPANRWHTDVTFVVNPPKASTLVSHVVAPYGGETLIANTAAAYRDLPEPLRAFAETLWAVHTNDHDYAVIPEDLDEQAKLRREIFTSTTFESLHPVVRVHPETCEKGLFLGGFATRLKGLTTSDSRDLIRIFQSYITRPENIVRVTWQPGQLVLFDNRITQHYAPDNYNREPRRLHRVTVAGDVPKSVSGESSTSLIGDASHYTVA from the coding sequence ATGACCACCATCGCCACAGACCGCGCCGTCCGACGCCTCACCGCCCACATCGGTGCCGAGATCAGCGGTATCGATCTGACCCAGCCGCTGGCCGGCAGCGACGTCGAGTTCATCAACGCAGCGCTGCTGGAGCACAAGGCGCTCGTCTTCCGCGACGCCCCCCTCGACGACGCCGGCCAGCAGCAGTTCGCTGAGAGCTTCGGCCAACTCACCACGGCACACCCGACGGTGCCTTCGGTCGACGGTGCACCCAACGTGCTGCCCGTGGACAGCGAGGGCGGTATGCCCGCCAACCGCTGGCACACCGACGTGACGTTCGTGGTGAACCCGCCCAAGGCGAGCACCCTTGTCAGTCACGTGGTCGCGCCGTACGGCGGCGAGACGCTCATCGCCAACACGGCGGCGGCGTACCGCGACCTCCCCGAGCCGCTGCGTGCGTTCGCCGAGACGCTCTGGGCGGTGCACACCAACGACCACGACTACGCCGTGATCCCTGAGGATCTCGACGAGCAGGCCAAGCTGCGGCGCGAGATCTTCACGTCGACGACGTTCGAGTCACTGCATCCGGTCGTCCGCGTGCACCCCGAGACCTGCGAGAAGGGTTTGTTCCTAGGCGGATTCGCGACCCGGCTCAAGGGTCTGACGACGTCGGACTCACGGGACCTGATCCGGATCTTCCAGTCCTACATCACCCGTCCGGAGAACATCGTGCGCGTGACCTGGCAGCCCGGACAGCTCGTGCTGTTCGACAACCGCATCACCCAGCACTACGCACCCGACAACTACAACCGCGAGCCGCGACGCCTGCACCGCGTCACCGTGGCGGGCGATGTGCCGAAGTCCGTGTCGGGTGAGAGCAGCACGTCGCTGATCGGCGACGCGTCCCACTACACGGTGGCCTGA